TCGTTAATCGTGAAGTTCTGGCCATCCAACATAGGCCGTTTGAGCAGCTCGTCAATCTCAAACTTCATCACAATATCTCCCAGTTGGAGAACGATCCTCCCATTGCGGACATCAATGATTGCACCATCTGTGCATAGGAAAGGTCGGCACAGAATGAGTGGGTCTTTCGGTTCATCTTCGAGCTCCAGAACCACGAAATCCGCCGGGACAGTTGTGTCGCCAATTTGAACTTGCAGGTCTTCGAGAACACCTACTGGCAATTTGACTGATCTGTACCAATGAAATCCTGGTTGGCTTGAAATTGGTTAGTCCCATGCGTTTTACAACTGAGTAGGGCATGACATTCACACTGGAACCTAGATCACATAAAGAACAAGCGAAGACTGTTTTTCCAATCTGAACCGATAGGACAAATTTTTCAGGATCTTCCAGTTTCCTAATGAGATTCACACTGGAACCTAGATCACATAAAGAACAAGCGAAGACTGTTTTTCCAATCTGAACCGATAGGACAAATTTTTCAGGATCTTCCAGTTTCCTAATTGTTCTGTTTTGAAGGACTGTGCTGCATTCTTTTGAGACCATCATGATATCGCTGTCTGCAGATGTTTTCCCAGAGATTAGCCCCTTCACAAGATTGCGCATTGAAAGAATCATCTGAATTGCGTCCATGAGAGATAGCTTGACATTCAACTCCTCTAGCATCTTTTTGCACTTCATCTCTTCGCAATCCTTGCATGATTTCTTAGCAGGGACTGGGTAGGGAACTTTTGGACTGTAGACGCGAGCTGGAACAGGCCGATTTGGCATCGTAAGAGCTACTGGTTCTATCACAGCTGGCTGTTCTGCGTCTTGTTCGTCGTCCAAGACATCCTCGGATTGTTCTCCCTCTTTCTGTTTTCCCTTCTCTTTAGTAGTGAGCTTTTTGGGGACAGGATCTGGGAGTTGTCTTCCACTTCTCAGCTCGACTGCGTTACAATCCTTGGGGTTCTTGCCTGTTTTCCCAGGGAGTGTTCCATGTTGCCTCTTGATTGTTTCAGCAGTTTGAGCAATCTGAACATCCATCTTTCTTATGTGGCTTGCTACAACATCATATTTGGAATTTAATTCCGTGAACATGTTGTCCATCTGAGTGTTGATCTCGTTGGTAACCTGGTTCAGTGCTTTCCCTTGAATCTATTGTCCTTGCAAAACCTGTTGCATCATTCCTTTCAGTTCATCTGGTTGTCCGCTCGCGGTTGCTGGAGTAGCTTGCGGATTGTTCTGCCTGTTTTGGAACTGATTTTGTGCTTGGCTGAGGATGAACATCTTTCCATTCTGATTCTGATTCTGAAGGTACGGCTTCTGATATCCAGTGTTTTGGAACTGATTTCCCTGAGATTGGTCGTTGGGGTTGTCCGGATTGGTCTTATATGAGAACAGATGTGGGTTGTTCCTCATATTAGGGTTTGGATGGTAGTTTTTGAACTGCCAACCCTGCCCATTGCCGTAACTGACCTCTTGCTGATCTTCTTCTGATGTCTCGGTTTCTGTAGCATCTGTAGTACCTGGTTCCATATTGGTTTCTTCCATGACATAGATCTGATTCTGATTGTTCTTGAGCAGCAGATCGACCTTAGCGGCGAGGTCATCAATCTTCCTAGTGTCCATGCTGTTCACCTTCTTGGAACGCTCAGTCTCCTCTTTTTTGTTGGATGAACTAGCTGCCATGTTCTCTATTAGCGCGTGAGCTCCTTCTGTGGTTTGAGTCATGAAAACTCCATTGATCGCTGCGTTTAGAGCATTGCGGAACTCCCATTCCACACCATCGTAGAAGATTCCTAGGACATTGTCATCGTCAAACCCGTGATGAGGAAACTCTCTGAGGGTATCATTGAACCGTTCCCACGCTTCATTGAAAGGTTCATTAGGGAGTTGCTTGAAGGAGGAGATCTTGTTCCTTAGTGCAGCTATTTTGGCTTTCGTGGCCCAAGAAAGCTGCTCTAACCTGTTCCCAAGAAGTTGGGGAACCTGTAGGTAATGACTTAAGCCATCGTGAAGCCTTGTCCGCTAGAGAGAATGGAAACAGCATGCATTTGATGTATTCGGGTGGGACGCCGTTTGCACGAGTGAAACTGCATATCTCTTCAAAAGCTTCAATGTGTTTCATTGGTATCTCAGCTGACAGTCCATGGAACATCTTTTTCGGGACAAGATTGATCATGCCGGATTATATCTCAAAATCTGCTCTTTGACATGGTGGTGGAGCGATAGCAGAGCGCGTAGCAGGGATGTTACGCGGTAGGTTCCTCTCACCAATCGGGACAGGTGGTTCCCGCTGTGCAGCCAGTTGCTGCACTGCGATTGTTTGCTGCAACTCTTGCATCTATTGCATCTGCTGCTGCATCTGTTGCATAGAAGCGGCCATTTGTTTTGGAGTGCCGAAGTCGGCCATTGTGGCAGTAATTGATTTTTGTTGACGGTTGGTTCTTTCTAGGCTTGCGAGTTCCTGATTTTTAAGAGAAATTAAGTCCCCTTGTGTATTGCTCCGAGTATGTCTACTGGTCATGCACTTGGGTCATTCGCTGCAAAAAGAGGGTTAAACAAGTTAGAGGTTTTAGAGTAAATAAATAACCGAAAAATAAAGGTAAAAAGCTGGTACCCGTCACAACGGCGCCAAAACTTGATACACTAAAATTAGATAGTGGTAAGTATTCCCGCCTGTCACGCAGGTGACCCGGGTTCGATTCCCGGCAACGGCGCCAAAACTTGATACACTAAAATTGGATATTTGTCTACTGTCAAGTTAACAGTATAGTTGTAATATCTTTAGATTCAATTCCAGAGGACAAGTTCACACTTTATCTTTATGGGATCAGAATTAAGCTAAAACAAAGTGGGGTTTTTTTAAAGAAGTCAATAACGTAAATAACAAGTAACAAGATGAAGTTGTTTTGAATTGATTTAAAGGCGCTAGTCTAGGGTTTCTTCTTTAGGTATGGAAATCGCAAGCCAAGCAATTATTCAAGTTCAGTTTATAACAAGTCTAAACTCGGATCACTCAGGTTGAATCAATCCACTCTCATGGTATTGATTCCTTTGCAAGTCGGTCTTGATGCCTAAACTCTCGCTTGGATCAAAACGCGCTAGCAAGCTTTAGAGATCAAGTCCGATATGTTCACAATACACCATAATATCTACTCTCGCTGACTAGGGATGCAAAGCTCATTCAAATCATATCAAGTTATCAATTAACGGCTAGCTAAATTGATTAACCCTAATTCATGCACTAAGTGATCGGTTTAATGCAATCAATAAGAACATATATGAATGTAGACAATCTTAAGATGACTTATTTATGCTTCAGCTCACGAATCGAAACCCTAGAACCCTAAACTAACTCGGTGACTACTCAGACATAATACAAGAACAGAGAAGCATGATTTCTGAATAATACAGCATATAATAAATAATAGAAATCTTAGGGTTCAGTATAATCTTCTCTAGGAGATAGATGGTGTTAGGAAAAAATACTCCGGTATCATTTCCTCCAGGCTCCAGCCTCCAGGCAGGACCCAGACCCCCGGGTCCCCGATGCAGGAACGCTCCAGGTCCCCGCTAGAAGGAACCGTGGGACCAGTCCCAGAGACTGACCTCTCTTCCGAGAAATGGAAGATTTCCGATAAGGAGAACCTTCCATATTTTCGAATATGGAAGAGTTCAACCTAAATCAAACCGACTTCAAGGCGACTAAAAGGGCTCCTAAATCCCAAAAGCAAAGGATCGACTCCTCAAGACTTAGAGATTAGAGCTAGGCGGCTAGAACTAGGGTTTACACACTAATCAATAATACGTCATCTCAAGTCTTTCTCTCTATTATTAACCTCAAATCCCCACAAAATACTTACAAACACATACATACTACCAGCTTATCCATCGTTCCGTGGTACTCACAAAGATCCTACACAAAAATCCCCTAACAGTTTGGTGCTAGAGGGAGGGGAATAATCAAACTACGTGACGATGACGGTGGACGAGCATAACGAGCCATCTGATGATGCTTAAAGGGTAGCTGAACTCCAGAAGCAAGTTGACGGCATGCAGAGCCAAATAACCGAGATGAACCGAAATCGGGAGGCAACCGAGGAAAACCCTAACATCTCTTCAGAAGTCCAGAGTCTGAAGGAGAAACTCGACGAACACTCTAAACAGCTGGAGCAAAACGCCGAGAAGCTCAGCCAGTTGCAGTCAGAGAATACGGTCAGTTGCAGTCGGAGAATACGGTCCTCCGAGATCAAAACCAAGCCCGCAATACGAAGCGTTGTTTCAACACCCAGGTTCATCCCATGGGGAATCTGAATACTCCTAACTCCGGAGAAGGTGCGACCGATCCAGCTCTTGGGTCAGGCGTAGCCAGGGTAACGCACAAAGGGGCCAAGAATCCTCAGGTCCACAACCTGGAGGAGAGTGATTCC
This sequence is a window from Brassica oleracea var. oleracea cultivar TO1000 chromosome C1, BOL, whole genome shotgun sequence. Protein-coding genes within it:
- the LOC106334250 gene encoding uncharacterized protein LOC106334250 produces the protein MDVQIAQTAETIKRQHGTLPGKTGKNPKDCNAVELRSGRQLPDPVPKKLTTKEKGKQKEGEQSEDVLDDEQDAEQPAVIEPVALTMPNRPVPARVYSPKVPYPVPAKKSCKDCEEMKCKKMLEELNVKLSLMDAIQMILSMRNLVKGLISGKTSADSDIMMVSKECSTVLQNRTIRKLEDPEKFVLSVQIGKTVFACSLCDLGSSVNLIRKLEDPEKFVLSVQIGKTVFACSLCDLGVLEDLQVQIGDTTVPADFVVLELEDEPKDPLILCRPFLCTDGAIIDVRNGRIVLQLGDIVMKFEIDELLKRPMLDGQNFTINDENAALTLNKG